A portion of the Desulfosoma caldarium genome contains these proteins:
- a CDS encoding VTT domain-containing protein: MLKSKRFLLVVGMAILVVLFFTTGLHRQFTLESVKAHQGRLQDAYHEHPLRAVAAFSAVYIPVIALNLPGAVVLGLAAGAIFGTLAGILVVSFASSIGATLACLLSRYLLRDWVHRRFGDKLKRVDAGIQEEGAFYLFALRLMPIIPFFVINMVMGLTPMRLRTFYWVSQLGMLPGTAVFVNAGSQLGQIESPGQILSPRLLLSLALLGIFPLLTRRALNFCRNRLRKPTTVDPLPVQVGDDEGTSPKIEPYVRDIRERCTECGACVKQCAFLSHYGTPKAIAALNFNSPRHQAMAYECSLCGLCRAVCPEKLDPFELFLEIRRRYVTDGHFDASVYRPILNYEKIGISPAFSWYGLPEGCDTVFFPGCALPGTRPEVTVRLFQDLQKDIPTLGVVLDCCTKPSHDLGRQAYFDHVFGEMIGYLSNHGVRRVLVACPNCYKIFSHYGNGICVETVYEFIHTHGFRPTPHHNGLEVSVHDPCSLREEAATHQAVRGLLSDTGVKVVEMKHRGRRAICCGEGGMVGFVKPQWAQGWAEIRHREASGRTIVTYCAGCTGFLSRKGPAIHITDLLYQPERALNGKVKVARPPFTYLNRLLLKRRFKKELNAKTSRVRPRQRFGEHGS; this comes from the coding sequence ATGCTAAAATCTAAACGATTTCTTCTGGTGGTGGGGATGGCCATCCTGGTCGTTCTGTTTTTCACCACCGGGCTTCATCGGCAGTTCACACTGGAAAGTGTGAAAGCGCATCAAGGGCGCCTACAGGATGCCTACCATGAACATCCGTTGAGGGCGGTTGCCGCCTTTTCGGCCGTCTATATTCCGGTGATCGCCCTTAACCTGCCGGGTGCCGTTGTGCTGGGACTTGCCGCGGGGGCGATTTTCGGCACCCTGGCAGGCATCCTTGTTGTGTCCTTCGCCAGCAGTATCGGAGCCACCCTGGCCTGCCTGCTTTCCCGGTACCTGCTGCGGGATTGGGTCCATCGCCGGTTCGGCGACAAGCTGAAACGGGTCGACGCCGGCATTCAGGAAGAAGGTGCTTTTTATCTGTTCGCCCTCCGCCTGATGCCGATCATTCCGTTTTTCGTCATCAACATGGTCATGGGGCTCACTCCCATGCGCCTGCGGACGTTCTACTGGGTCTCCCAGTTAGGGATGCTGCCGGGCACGGCGGTATTCGTCAATGCCGGCAGCCAACTCGGCCAAATCGAATCGCCAGGCCAAATCCTCTCGCCGAGGCTCCTCTTGTCCCTGGCGCTGCTGGGGATTTTTCCCCTGCTGACGCGCCGGGCGCTGAACTTTTGCCGCAATCGGTTGCGCAAACCCACAACGGTCGACCCATTGCCTGTCCAAGTCGGCGATGATGAAGGCACGTCCCCGAAGATCGAACCCTACGTGCGCGACATCCGCGAACGGTGCACGGAATGCGGCGCTTGCGTCAAACAGTGCGCTTTTCTATCGCACTACGGCACACCCAAGGCCATTGCGGCCCTGAATTTCAATTCCCCCCGGCACCAAGCGATGGCCTACGAGTGCAGTCTGTGCGGTTTGTGCCGCGCCGTCTGCCCTGAAAAACTTGATCCGTTTGAGCTGTTTTTGGAAATTCGGCGCCGGTATGTCACCGACGGGCACTTCGATGCGTCCGTTTACAGGCCGATTTTGAACTATGAGAAAATCGGCATCTCACCGGCCTTTTCATGGTACGGGTTGCCCGAGGGCTGCGACACGGTGTTTTTCCCGGGGTGTGCCCTGCCGGGCACCCGGCCGGAAGTGACCGTGCGCCTGTTTCAGGATCTCCAAAAGGACATCCCGACGCTGGGGGTTGTTCTCGACTGCTGCACGAAGCCGTCGCATGACCTGGGGCGGCAGGCCTACTTCGACCACGTGTTCGGAGAAATGATCGGCTATTTGTCGAATCACGGTGTTCGGCGGGTGCTGGTGGCGTGCCCCAACTGTTACAAGATTTTCAGCCATTACGGCAACGGAATCTGCGTGGAAACGGTCTATGAATTCATCCACACCCATGGGTTTAGGCCAACCCCGCACCACAACGGTCTGGAAGTCAGCGTCCACGATCCGTGCTCGCTGCGCGAGGAGGCGGCGACGCACCAGGCGGTGCGTGGCTTGTTATCCGACACGGGAGTCAAAGTCGTTGAAATGAAACACCGAGGGCGGCGCGCAATCTGCTGCGGGGAGGGCGGCATGGTCGGCTTTGTGAAACCCCAGTGGGCTCAAGGCTGGGCTGAGATCCGCCATCGCGAAGCCTCCGGCCGAACCATCGTCACGTACTGCGCCGGATGCACCGGATTTTTAAGTCGCAAGGGGCCGGCCATCCACATCACCGATCTCCTGTATCAACCGGAGAGGGCGCTGAACGGCAAGGTGAAGGTGGCCCGGCCACCCTTTACCTATCTCAACCGGCTGCTTTTGAAACGGCGTTTTAAAAAAGAACTGAACGCCAAGACCAGCCGGGTGAGACCTCGGCAAAGGTTTGGCGAACACGGCTCATAA
- a CDS encoding rhodanese-like domain-containing protein, with the protein MKKKLFILSIVFLAGVVGIGLAHASGQYNYISAEDLNARLAAGSPMIIVDICPAEQYAKGHIKGAIETNAYPVKTEAEKARLAELLPKIQSSTEDIIIVCPRGGGGAKKTVDFYKSKGVEESRLLILEKGMDAWPYETEKK; encoded by the coding sequence TTGAAAAAGAAGCTTTTCATTCTTTCTATTGTTTTCTTGGCCGGTGTTGTCGGTATCGGTCTGGCGCATGCTTCCGGACAATACAACTATATCTCGGCCGAAGATCTCAATGCGCGTCTTGCGGCCGGGTCTCCAATGATTATCGTGGACATTTGCCCGGCCGAACAGTACGCCAAGGGCCATATTAAAGGGGCGATCGAAACCAACGCGTATCCGGTCAAAACGGAGGCAGAAAAAGCGCGCTTGGCGGAACTTTTGCCCAAGATTCAATCCTCTACAGAGGACATTATCATCGTTTGTCCCAGAGGTGGTGGTGGGGCCAAAAAGACCGTGGATTTCTACAAATCAAAAGGGGTTGAGGAAAGCCGGTTGCTCATCCTAGAAAAAGGTATGGATGCATGGCCCTATGAGACGGAAAAGAAGTAG
- a CDS encoding rhodanese-like domain-containing protein, giving the protein MDGRFDFVIGQVYDGVSGDRGFIRVRIKKIIFLSLVALISGECVVFAMKDGASMDSIKAMLFVETSWLTQNLCKVIVVDARPEKHYNNGHLPGAASVPWQSFADMRGKPRHPRWGVLLPQEQLSPKLGALGIDGETPLVVYAQPSGWGEDGRFAWMALKAGIRNVKILDGGYKAWKDVSSGWFEAGR; this is encoded by the coding sequence GTGGATGGACGTTTCGACTTTGTCATAGGCCAAGTTTACGATGGCGTATCGGGGGACAGAGGATTTATTCGAGTAAGGATCAAAAAAATCATTTTTCTATCCCTGGTCGCCTTGATCTCTGGAGAATGTGTCGTGTTCGCGATGAAAGACGGCGCGAGCATGGATTCGATCAAAGCCATGCTTTTTGTGGAGACCTCGTGGCTTACGCAGAACTTATGCAAGGTGATTGTGGTCGATGCGCGTCCCGAGAAACATTATAACAACGGACATCTACCCGGGGCGGCGTCTGTTCCTTGGCAATCTTTTGCCGATATGCGCGGCAAGCCGAGACACCCTCGATGGGGCGTGCTGCTGCCCCAAGAGCAACTGTCGCCGAAGTTGGGAGCCTTGGGTATCGATGGTGAAACACCCCTGGTGGTCTATGCCCAGCCCTCGGGGTGGGGCGAAGACGGACGTTTTGCATGGATGGCCCTGAAGGCAGGAATCCGCAACGTCAAAATCCTCGATGGCGGATACAAAGCGTGGAAAGATGTTTCAAGCGGCTGGTTTGAAGCCGGAAGATGA
- a CDS encoding integrase core domain-containing protein has translation MIERFMRRLKEECIRLNLFLSFHEGKESIEGWIQVDNPERPPQELVR, from the coding sequence ATGATCGAGCGGTTCATGAGAAGGCTTAAAGAGGAATGTATCCGGCTCAACCTGTTTTTGTCCTTTCATGAGGGCAAGGAGAGCATCGAGGGGTGGATTCAAGTGGACAACCCCGAGAGGCCGCCCCAAGAGTTGGTTAGGTGA
- a CDS encoding polysaccharide deacetylase family protein, whose product MSRGINILMYHQVGEFAPMKAHRSTYCDHRRFAGQMAYLARFGYTVLSMDQVLACLRGEAEIPPRAVALTFDDGYENFYEYAFPVLKRYGFPAMVYLISGFLGRRASWFAMDGRDTPPLMSAERLRQLHREGIDFGSHSVTHVRLANEKTQRIREEVTRSKHKLEDVLGVPIMHFCYPYGSHDRRVVEAVAEAGYQSATTCVRAPATIADDPLTLPRKAVSWGDSLIGLFWRLHVKNTPKEAPIRRPGHTFADQR is encoded by the coding sequence ATGAGTCGGGGAATCAACATCCTCATGTATCACCAGGTGGGTGAATTTGCGCCGATGAAGGCGCATCGCTCAACCTATTGTGATCATCGCCGCTTTGCCGGCCAGATGGCCTATCTGGCGCGCTTTGGTTACACCGTCCTGTCGATGGATCAAGTCTTGGCTTGCCTGCGGGGTGAGGCAGAGATCCCGCCGCGTGCGGTGGCGCTAACGTTTGACGACGGCTATGAAAACTTTTACGAGTACGCCTTTCCGGTGCTGAAACGGTATGGTTTTCCGGCCATGGTGTATTTGATTTCAGGCTTCCTCGGTCGGCGAGCAAGCTGGTTTGCTATGGATGGCCGCGACACGCCACCGCTGATGAGTGCCGAGCGTCTTCGCCAATTGCATCGTGAAGGTATCGACTTTGGTTCGCATTCGGTCACGCACGTCAGGCTGGCCAATGAGAAGACACAGCGCATCCGCGAAGAAGTTACCCGCTCCAAGCACAAGCTGGAAGATGTGCTTGGTGTGCCAATCATGCACTTTTGCTATCCCTACGGCAGTCACGACCGGCGCGTTGTGGAAGCCGTGGCTGAAGCCGGTTACCAGAGCGCAACCACCTGTGTGCGTGCGCCCGCGACCATCGCTGATGATCCGCTGACGCTGCCGCGGAAGGCGGTGTCTTGGGGTGATAGCCTCATTGGCCTATTTTGGCGCCTCCACGTGAAGAACACCCCTAAAGAGGCGCCAATTCGCCGTCCGGGGCACACCTTTGCGGATCAGCGCTGA
- a CDS encoding glycosyltransferase translates to MKSLHMIGSPRMGGAERWFVRFINAMLRHGEEVEVAVRRGSELARHHFAGRAHYELPYSTVWDPFSRYAVSRLIARSEAPIVQTYMGRATRLTRIQPGRGKVHVARLGGYYKLDAFRHAHAWIGNTKGLCDWMIRGGLPAKRVFHITNFAEPPRAVAAEALAALRRRIAVRPEDWTILAPGRLIDVKGHRYLIDALRRLPAEINGRRLRLVVLGDGELAGPLKEQARQAGVAERILWAGWQHDPAPWFHMANMVVFPSREAETLGNVILEAWAYGKPLVVTAFRGAREITRPGEDAWVVPCDDGAALAAGMEHVIRNPDLQKHMVTNGLVRIERDFSEAAIIAQYRGLYAKLLDHWI, encoded by the coding sequence ATGAAATCCCTGCACATGATCGGTAGCCCGCGGATGGGCGGTGCCGAGCGCTGGTTTGTACGGTTTATTAACGCCATGCTGCGCCACGGCGAAGAGGTTGAGGTGGCGGTGCGACGCGGTTCTGAACTCGCCCGGCATCATTTTGCCGGCAGGGCCCACTATGAGCTGCCGTACAGCACGGTGTGGGATCCTTTTTCGCGTTATGCCGTCTCGAGGCTCATTGCCCGCAGTGAAGCGCCCATCGTACAAACCTATATGGGGCGCGCGACCCGACTGACCCGCATACAACCCGGTCGCGGTAAGGTCCATGTGGCGCGCTTAGGTGGCTATTACAAGCTCGATGCCTTCAGGCATGCTCATGCCTGGATCGGCAATACCAAGGGGCTGTGCGACTGGATGATCCGGGGCGGTTTGCCCGCCAAGCGGGTGTTTCACATCACCAATTTTGCTGAACCACCCCGCGCGGTGGCGGCAGAAGCGCTGGCGGCGCTGCGCCGGCGTATCGCTGTGCGGCCGGAGGACTGGACCATTCTGGCTCCCGGGCGGTTGATCGACGTTAAGGGGCACCGCTACCTGATCGATGCGCTCCGTCGCCTGCCTGCCGAAATTAATGGCCGACGCTTGCGTCTGGTGGTGTTGGGGGATGGGGAATTGGCCGGTCCGCTGAAAGAGCAGGCGCGCCAAGCGGGTGTGGCCGAGCGCATTCTATGGGCGGGGTGGCAGCACGATCCAGCCCCCTGGTTCCATATGGCCAATATGGTGGTGTTCCCTTCGCGCGAGGCCGAAACTCTGGGTAACGTCATCCTCGAAGCGTGGGCCTACGGCAAGCCGTTGGTTGTCACTGCCTTTCGTGGCGCACGCGAGATCACCCGCCCCGGTGAAGATGCCTGGGTCGTTCCATGTGACGATGGTGCTGCGCTGGCGGCCGGTATGGAACACGTCATCCGCAATCCTGACCTTCAAAAACACATGGTGACCAACGGCCTTGTTCGTATTGAGCGCGACTTTTCCGAAGCTGCCATTATTGCGCAATATCGTGGGCTCTACGCAAAGTTGCTGGACCATTGGATATGA
- a CDS encoding glycosyltransferase, with the protein MHPPFSTPANAMPFESPSDCLSTPLTHGMIAQLIPRKGHRHLQTILPQMVHRHPDARVVSFGKEPHGAALERHVRQEGLASYVLFAGFREDLARWLPCLDINVHLAYMKGLWISLVHGAAARVPIVATCVGGIPEAVEEGCTGMFIKPKILRGLTRALSFCRRILTNGEPWAKRVGRWCCANSRSRQGAAAASSSTTRFWITSDEIPAHDR; encoded by the coding sequence ATGCATCCCCCTTTCTCTACGCCTGCGAATGCGATGCCTTTTGAGAGTCCTTCGGACTGCCTGAGCACCCCCCTCACCCACGGCATGATCGCTCAGCTCATTCCGCGCAAGGGGCACCGCCACCTGCAGACCATCCTGCCCCAGATGGTACATAGGCATCCCGATGCGCGAGTTGTGTCCTTTGGCAAGGAGCCTCATGGCGCAGCACTTGAACGACACGTCAGACAAGAAGGACTCGCGAGCTATGTTCTGTTCGCGGGTTTTCGCGAGGATTTGGCCCGCTGGCTTCCTTGTTTGGACATCAACGTCCATTTAGCGTATATGAAAGGATTGTGGATATCGCTGGTACATGGCGCAGCAGCCCGCGTGCCTATTGTTGCCACGTGCGTTGGTGGCATCCCCGAGGCCGTCGAAGAGGGTTGTACCGGCATGTTCATTAAGCCCAAAATCTTAAGGGGCTTAACGAGGGCACTGTCTTTTTGCCGGCGGATCCTGACAAACGGCGAGCCATGGGCGAAGCGGGTCGGGCGATGGTGCTGCGCGAATTCTCGATCGAGGCAAGGTGCGGCGGCAGCCTCGTCATCTACCACAAGGTTTTGGATAACGAGCGATGAAATCCCTGCACATGATCGGTAG
- a CDS encoding glycosyltransferase family 4 protein, with the protein MLELLEGLAARGIENILACTKGSDIAREAKLWVRVVEMRMEEVLDLMFTQRLRQLMDEIRPDLVHEHSRRGVDE; encoded by the coding sequence GTGCTCGAGCTGCTCGAGGGCCTGGCCGCCCGCGGCATTGAAAACATCCTCGCTTGTACTAAGGGGAGCGACATCGCGCGCGAGGCGAAGCTATGGGTTCGAGTCGTCGAGATGCGCATGGAGGAGGTGCTCGACCTCATGTTCACCCAACGCCTGCGCCAACTGATGGACGAGATTCGTCCCGATCTTGTGCATGAACACAGCCGCCGCGGCGTGGATGAATAG
- the yidD gene encoding membrane protein insertion efficiency factor YidD: MRRGECPMYPSCSEYSTQAFARYGFAKR; this comes from the coding sequence ATCCGTCGTGGTGAATGTCCCATGTATCCCTCATGTTCAGAATACAGCACACAGGCATTTGCCCGCTATGGTTTTGCAAAACGATAG
- a CDS encoding DUF3786 domain-containing protein: MNGYEEIIRGYLDKAWARSEHVLQRAVPAVSKASGALSFQAFGRRCTVERERVFFDGIADVGPRAVLTAIYMAHVPEQAAALHPLKAFKEIPNSGPYQAAFAVHAEQVLVPHVPMIKRHLDNLLHIFSGHRNTDAPSGDFSFTLYPLPRLPLYYIVHEADDEFPAAVTCLFGGGAASYMPLDALADVAEYTAQALLEHGAAMEAQRG; encoded by the coding sequence ATGAATGGCTATGAAGAGATCATTCGAGGGTACTTGGACAAGGCATGGGCGCGATCGGAACATGTGCTTCAAAGAGCCGTGCCCGCTGTCTCGAAGGCTTCGGGCGCTTTGAGCTTTCAGGCCTTTGGGCGGCGATGTACCGTCGAACGGGAACGCGTCTTCTTTGACGGCATCGCGGATGTGGGGCCCAGGGCGGTTCTTACCGCCATTTACATGGCCCATGTGCCCGAACAGGCTGCGGCGCTGCATCCGCTAAAGGCCTTCAAGGAAATTCCCAACAGCGGCCCTTATCAAGCGGCATTTGCGGTCCATGCCGAACAGGTCTTGGTGCCGCATGTGCCAATGATCAAAAGGCACTTGGATAACCTTCTTCACATTTTTTCAGGACACCGAAACACAGATGCTCCATCAGGCGATTTTTCCTTTACCCTGTATCCTCTGCCGCGCCTTCCTCTGTACTACATCGTTCACGAGGCGGACGACGAATTTCCTGCAGCGGTAACATGTCTCTTCGGGGGTGGAGCTGCGTCCTACATGCCTCTCGATGCCCTGGCGGATGTGGCCGAATACACCGCCCAAGCGCTTCTGGAACACGGCGCGGCTATGGAGGCTCAGCGAGGCTGA
- a CDS encoding YcbK family protein yields MTRREFFKGILGAGLSSSMGLLCVNSVLAAPLIQRCSGVLSFYNLHTHERLTVRYMSQSGRLDHRALRRLDYLFRCHFTNTVRPVDRHLYLLLDAVRQRLGATGRPYLLVSGYRSPTYNEHLRRQGRGVAKKSYHMKAKAADVFIEGVSLDALGSAAADFKAGGVGTYRDFIHLDVGPVRYW; encoded by the coding sequence ATGACGCGACGAGAGTTTTTTAAGGGTATCCTCGGAGCGGGCCTCAGTTCGAGCATGGGCCTTCTGTGCGTCAATTCCGTTCTCGCCGCGCCGCTCATTCAAAGGTGTTCCGGTGTTCTCAGCTTCTACAACCTTCACACCCACGAACGGCTCACAGTGCGCTACATGAGCCAAAGCGGGCGGCTGGATCACCGAGCCCTGCGCCGTCTGGATTACCTTTTTCGGTGCCATTTTACCAACACCGTGCGCCCTGTAGACCGTCACCTTTACCTTTTGTTGGATGCGGTGCGCCAGCGTCTTGGAGCCACTGGGCGGCCTTATCTTTTGGTTTCCGGGTACCGATCCCCGACCTACAATGAACATCTTCGCCGTCAGGGCCGGGGGGTGGCAAAAAAAAGCTACCACATGAAAGCCAAGGCCGCGGATGTCTTCATCGAAGGGGTTTCCCTAGATGCTCTGGGATCCGCCGCTGCCGACTTCAAAGCCGGCGGTGTGGGGACCTACAGGGATTTCATCCACCTGGATGTGGGGCCCGTACGGTATTGGTAG
- a CDS encoding L,D-transpeptidase family protein — MLKGFAQNRFHQILSLALVILCGAIVWNSPRAHAEESTVEGALELILSHPEADGTLYAACQKLPSARELVDFYRNRRYAPAWLDGSKPSPWAKDLVRFLREEAPNHGLNAEDYHLACLSALLSILDAAREAQRPVSPTLLAHLDLVLTDAFLILFSHLSSGRVDPSALDPLWVSQAHRADLRAGLEEFLIHHDLRRTLRRFAPPDEDYWRLVAAVAAQRKMASMKEPWPVVPEGPSLRPGQRDSRVPLIRRQLYRLGDYDNQSDKSSDTYDAKLLAAVRRFQKRHGLAVDGVVGKQTTKALNVSPRDRLLQMLANLERLRWLPRSWGDRYLVVNTADYSLTAYEHGASVLKMRVIVGGSATSTPVFSEVIRYVELNPYWNVPQSIVGKELLPKIRKDPTFLERHHYELLATFGDQTLGVDPRVIDWQRVRPENFPWRIRQLPGPWNALGRIKFVLPNRFNVYLHDTPDRHLFQRPHRALSHGCIRLEKPLDLALFVLQDDPKWTRESLEKHIASGKRHIIALLRPCTVHLLYITAWVSEDGTVHFRRDIYDRDKLLVKALKLEPFTSEATNTVRAPHPGG; from the coding sequence ATGTTGAAAGGGTTCGCACAAAATCGGTTTCATCAAATTCTTTCCCTGGCCCTGGTGATCCTTTGCGGCGCTATTGTCTGGAACAGCCCGCGGGCTCACGCAGAAGAGTCTACGGTGGAAGGGGCCTTGGAGCTCATTTTGAGCCACCCCGAAGCGGATGGCACCCTTTATGCCGCCTGCCAAAAGCTTCCTTCGGCCCGAGAGCTGGTCGATTTTTATCGGAACCGCCGGTATGCGCCGGCGTGGCTGGACGGCTCAAAGCCATCTCCGTGGGCCAAGGACCTGGTGCGTTTTCTTCGAGAGGAAGCCCCCAACCATGGCCTCAATGCCGAAGACTACCACCTGGCGTGCCTTTCCGCCCTCCTTTCGATTCTGGACGCCGCACGGGAAGCCCAACGCCCCGTTTCACCCACCCTTTTGGCGCACCTGGATCTGGTTCTCACCGACGCCTTTCTGATTCTGTTCTCTCACCTGTCATCGGGTCGCGTGGATCCGTCGGCACTGGACCCTCTGTGGGTGTCTCAGGCCCACCGGGCGGATCTTCGCGCCGGGTTGGAAGAATTTCTCATCCATCATGATCTTCGTCGCACCCTGCGCCGTTTTGCGCCGCCGGACGAAGACTACTGGCGCCTTGTGGCCGCGGTCGCTGCGCAGCGAAAAATGGCTTCCATGAAAGAGCCCTGGCCTGTTGTGCCTGAGGGCCCCAGCCTTCGACCCGGCCAGAGGGATTCTCGAGTGCCCCTCATACGCCGTCAATTGTATCGTCTTGGAGATTATGACAACCAGTCCGACAAGAGCTCCGACACCTATGACGCGAAACTGCTCGCGGCCGTTCGGCGATTTCAAAAACGCCACGGGCTTGCCGTGGACGGTGTGGTAGGCAAGCAAACGACAAAAGCCCTCAACGTGTCCCCTCGGGACCGCCTTTTGCAAATGCTGGCAAATCTGGAACGCCTTCGCTGGCTTCCCCGCTCCTGGGGGGACCGTTACCTTGTGGTCAACACGGCGGACTATTCGCTGACGGCCTACGAGCATGGGGCCAGCGTGTTGAAAATGCGGGTCATTGTGGGAGGAAGCGCCACTTCCACGCCCGTGTTCAGCGAAGTCATACGTTACGTGGAACTGAATCCTTACTGGAATGTGCCTCAAAGTATTGTAGGGAAAGAATTGCTGCCAAAAATTCGTAAGGATCCGACCTTTCTGGAGCGTCATCATTATGAATTGCTGGCCACTTTTGGGGATCAAACCCTCGGCGTGGATCCCAGGGTCATCGATTGGCAGCGCGTACGGCCGGAAAACTTTCCGTGGCGGATCAGACAGTTGCCGGGTCCATGGAACGCTCTAGGCCGCATCAAGTTTGTGCTGCCCAACCGATTCAATGTCTATCTCCACGACACGCCGGACCGGCATCTTTTTCAGCGACCGCACCGCGCTTTAAGTCACGGGTGCATTCGACTGGAAAAGCCGCTGGACCTGGCCCTGTTCGTTCTTCAAGACGATCCCAAATGGACCCGGGAATCCTTGGAAAAGCACATTGCCTCTGGCAAGCGTCACATCATTGCACTGCTCAGGCCCTGTACGGTCCATCTGCTTTATATCACGGCCTGGGTCAGTGAAGACGGCACCGTCCACTTCCGGCGGGACATTTACGACCGGGACAAGCTTTTGGTGAAGGCTTTAAAGCTGGAACCGTTCACTTCGGAAGCTACCAATACCGTACGGGCCCCACATCCAGGTGGATGA
- a CDS encoding AtpZ/AtpI family protein: MAKVFKRKGTGRGVVKDFHKKRDTLESLVLVTQVGLTMAGSILFCLLVGYYLDKWLGTRYIFLVIFIVLGIVGGAVTVYRQIMGLPKK, translated from the coding sequence ATGGCCAAGGTCTTCAAGCGGAAAGGGACCGGCAGAGGTGTTGTGAAGGATTTTCACAAGAAGCGGGACACCCTGGAGTCATTAGTCTTGGTCACCCAGGTGGGGTTGACCATGGCGGGCAGCATTCTGTTTTGCCTCCTGGTCGGCTACTACTTGGATAAGTGGTTGGGCACGCGATACATTTTTCTCGTCATTTTTATTGTCCTGGGGATCGTTGGTGGGGCGGTAACGGTATACCGTCAGATTATGGGGCTTCCGAAGAAATGA
- a CDS encoding ATP synthase subunit I, protein MDPRSSDLRTYYDYQRRLTRVTFTGAVAVAVGLYGLGYVAVAKGLVLGSLFSVVNFVIMSRVLPYQIRAGGTRKKATSVAMLSFVLRMGLFAIPLFVALRNQQFQFWAVVLGLLTVQVAIFIDHVLLKHCLGLRST, encoded by the coding sequence GTGGACCCGCGAAGTAGCGACCTTAGGACGTATTATGACTACCAAAGGCGCCTGACGCGCGTGACTTTTACCGGGGCGGTCGCGGTGGCCGTGGGACTGTATGGTCTGGGGTATGTGGCCGTAGCCAAGGGGTTGGTTTTAGGGTCTCTGTTTAGTGTCGTGAATTTTGTGATCATGTCCCGCGTTTTGCCTTATCAAATAAGGGCCGGCGGGACGAGAAAAAAGGCCACATCTGTGGCGATGTTGTCCTTTGTGTTGCGCATGGGCCTCTTTGCCATTCCATTGTTTGTAGCATTAAGGAATCAGCAGTTTCAGTTTTGGGCGGTTGTTTTGGGACTTCTCACTGTCCAGGTGGCCATCTTCATTGATCATGTCCTGTTGAAGCACTGCCTTGGGCTGCGGTCCACCTAG
- the atpB gene encoding F0F1 ATP synthase subunit A, with protein MEELTHIWQWTLELAGYRLVFNAMTIVMTLIIMGILILFALFARRKTQYIPNPCQMVAEIFVQSFWELTKEALDEELAKKYFPLICSLFMFLLLSNWIGVVPHMNEPTKDLNTPLGLGIMGFCLAHYAGIKTKGFVNYAKEYFQPVFFMMPLNVIGELAKVVSISFRLYGNIMGGSIIILVVTHLVYGLLIPPFLYAFFGLFVGTVQAFVFTMLTLVYISVQVK; from the coding sequence ATGGAAGAACTCACCCACATATGGCAATGGACTCTGGAGCTGGCAGGTTATCGTCTGGTGTTCAATGCCATGACGATCGTTATGACCCTCATTATTATGGGTATTTTGATCCTTTTCGCTTTATTCGCCAGACGTAAGACACAATATATACCCAATCCTTGCCAAATGGTGGCTGAAATTTTTGTCCAGTCGTTTTGGGAACTGACGAAGGAAGCTCTGGATGAAGAGCTTGCCAAAAAATATTTCCCGCTTATCTGTTCACTTTTTATGTTCCTTCTGCTCTCCAACTGGATTGGTGTCGTCCCGCATATGAACGAGCCAACGAAGGATTTGAACACACCGCTTGGGTTGGGTATTATGGGTTTTTGTTTAGCCCACTACGCCGGAATTAAAACAAAAGGTTTCGTAAACTACGCCAAAGAGTATTTTCAACCCGTTTTCTTCATGATGCCACTCAATGTGATCGGTGAGTTGGCGAAGGTGGTATCTATCTCTTTTCGTCTTTACGGAAATATCATGGGAGGATCTATCATTATCCTTGTCGTCACACACTTAGTCTACGGTTTACTGATTCCTCCTTTCCTATATGCGTTTTTTGGGCTTTTTGTCGGAACAGTTCAAGCGTTCGTGTTCACGATGCTGACTCTTGTCTACATCTCGGTGCAGGTAAAGTGA